From Methylopila sp. M107, a single genomic window includes:
- a CDS encoding sorbosone dehydrogenase family protein → MTSRTPKLLVAGAALLALSACGEESKVPIAEGYGPKPTLPEPKSSLIPQIRVGKAVGWSGDAKPTAGSGLQVVEFASGLDHPRRVYTLPNGDVLAVETAEPVKPDSEGFSVKKMFQGFFMSRAGAKTPSANRITLLRDADGDGKAEVKTTLVKGLNSPFGVVLSNGRLYIANTNSIVSVPYKDGDTEITATPEKLVDLPEKPFNHHWTKDLTASKDGSKLYATSGSNSNVAENGIEAEKHRAAVLEVDVASKQTRDFATGLRNPNGPAWNPVTGELWVVVNERDEIGPDLVPDYMTSVKDGAFYGWPYSYYGQHVDERVKPAAPELVAKAVAPDYALGSHTASLGLTFNEGDLFGEKYKNGAFVGQHGSWNRKPVSGYKVIFVPFKDGKPAGPPEDILTDFLNKDGEAQGRPVGVAIGKDGALLVADDVGNKVWRVAPAKATAGAAARPGEG, encoded by the coding sequence ATGACATCCAGAACGCCCAAACTCCTCGTCGCCGGGGCTGCGCTGCTGGCGCTTTCGGCCTGCGGGGAAGAGTCGAAGGTTCCGATCGCCGAGGGCTATGGGCCGAAGCCTACCCTGCCGGAGCCGAAGAGCAGCCTGATCCCGCAGATCCGCGTCGGCAAGGCCGTGGGCTGGAGCGGCGACGCCAAGCCGACGGCCGGGAGCGGCCTGCAGGTCGTTGAGTTCGCAAGCGGCCTCGATCATCCGCGGCGGGTCTACACGCTGCCGAACGGCGACGTGCTCGCGGTCGAGACCGCGGAGCCGGTCAAGCCGGACTCCGAGGGCTTCAGCGTCAAGAAGATGTTCCAGGGCTTCTTCATGTCGCGGGCCGGCGCGAAGACGCCGAGCGCGAACCGCATCACGCTGCTGCGCGACGCCGACGGCGACGGCAAGGCGGAGGTGAAAACGACGCTCGTGAAGGGCCTGAACTCGCCCTTCGGCGTCGTGCTGTCGAACGGCCGGCTCTACATCGCGAACACCAACTCGATCGTGAGCGTGCCCTACAAGGACGGCGACACCGAGATCACGGCGACGCCCGAAAAACTCGTCGACCTGCCCGAAAAGCCCTTCAACCATCACTGGACGAAGGACCTCACGGCGAGCAAGGACGGGTCCAAGCTCTACGCGACCTCCGGCTCGAACTCGAACGTCGCCGAGAACGGCATCGAGGCCGAGAAGCATCGCGCCGCGGTGCTCGAGGTCGACGTGGCGTCGAAGCAGACGCGCGACTTTGCGACGGGCCTGCGCAACCCGAACGGCCCGGCCTGGAACCCCGTGACGGGCGAGCTCTGGGTCGTGGTCAACGAGCGCGACGAGATCGGCCCGGACCTCGTGCCGGACTACATGACCTCCGTGAAGGACGGCGCGTTCTACGGCTGGCCGTACTCCTACTATGGCCAGCATGTGGACGAGCGCGTGAAGCCGGCGGCGCCGGAGCTCGTCGCGAAGGCGGTCGCGCCGGACTATGCGCTCGGCTCGCATACCGCCTCGCTCGGCCTGACCTTCAACGAGGGCGACCTGTTCGGCGAGAAGTACAAGAACGGCGCCTTCGTCGGCCAGCACGGCTCGTGGAACCGCAAGCCCGTCAGCGGCTACAAGGTGATCTTCGTGCCGTTCAAGGACGGCAAGCCCGCCGGCCCGCCCGAGGACATCCTGACCGACTTCCTCAACAAGGACGGCGAGGCGCAGGGCCGCCCGGTCGGGGTCGCGATCGGCAAGGACGGCGCGCTGCTGGTCGCGGACGACGTCGGCAACAAGGTCTGGCGCGTCGCGCCCGCCAAGGCGACGGCCGGCGCCGCGGCGCGGCCGGGAGAGGGCTGA
- a CDS encoding error-prone DNA polymerase, translating into MLHPAPPPPLTPPRKGEGDRNGAPPLYAELVAATNFSFLRGASQPQAMVLTALLLGQSGIGIADRNTVAGVVRAHSALRQLRAEGAPPPEKLRAGDSPGEFVFIDRPLPDDFPVTAEALKRLAQNFRLVVGSRLVFRDGAPDVVAYPVDRAGWGRLCRLLTLGNRRAKKGECLLDLDDLLADPKGLLLIVMPGRRLDALPGPLARIAEAAPGAVWLAAAMHRRGDDARRLVRLEAIAAPLAVPLIATNDALYDEPGARDLQDVVTCIREGVTVETAGRRLEANAERHLKSPSEMARLFREAPEAIAETQNLLARIDFTLSELTYDYPDEPVPPGKTAQGWLTELTWRRAAIRYPDGVPDKVEKLLNDELALIQKLDYARYFLTIHDIVRVAEDKGILCQGRGSAANSAVCYALGITAVDPAEHDLLFARFISEERREPPDIDVDFEHERREEIIQHIYERYGRHRAGIAGTVISYRPRSAMREVGKALGLSEDVTARLASTQWGSFGSSISDEHIRQTGLDPKNPAIRRAIGLARRLLGFPRHLSQHVGGFVLTRGRLDELAPIGNAAMADRTFIEWDKDDIDELGLMKIDVLALGMLTCIRKAFDLIRETGGPDLDLASVPKEDPETYAMLQRADSLGVFQVESRAQMNMLPRLKPKAFYDLVIQVAIVRPGPIQGEMVHPYLRRRAGLEKVEYPSPSPEHGPPDELRQVLSRTMGVPLFQEQAMRLAMVAAKFTDIEANQLRRAMATFRHVGTIGSFETLMVERMTARGYERDFAERCFEQIKGFGSYGFPESHAASFAKLVYVSSWIKRHHPAAFACALLNSQPMGFYAPAQIVRDAVEHGVETRAIDVNHSFYDNVLERGKDDALGSSSAKRGRGTMARAMVEGATDPEQAQTETQRSTPCPLHRFAVPLPRASHGGGSKSAPLALRLGFRQISGFSEADAERLVAARGAGFPDIETLKTRARLPGRALRLLAEADAFRSIGLDRRQALWAVRRLPDDDPLPLFAAADARELGEEPAVYLPEMPLGAHVAADYQSARLSLKAHPMAILRPVFAREKISSCAETSEKRDASWCKTAGVVLVRQRPGNGKAIFITLEDETGVTNIVLWARTFERFRREVMAARLLLVEGRVQKSPEGVIHLMAERVFDRTAELKRLSEDHDPRIEISRADEFLHPQHPRGSQSHPRSVRILPKSRDFH; encoded by the coding sequence GTGCTTCATCCGGCGCCACCCCCACCCCTAACCCCTCCCCGCAAGGGGGAGGGGGACAGGAATGGCGCCCCGCCGCTTTACGCCGAGCTCGTCGCCGCCACCAACTTCTCCTTCCTGCGCGGCGCCTCGCAGCCGCAAGCCATGGTGCTGACCGCGCTGCTGCTCGGGCAGAGCGGGATCGGGATCGCGGACCGCAACACGGTTGCGGGCGTGGTGCGGGCGCACAGCGCGCTCCGGCAGCTTCGCGCCGAGGGCGCGCCGCCGCCCGAAAAGCTGCGCGCGGGCGACAGCCCCGGCGAATTTGTCTTCATCGACCGCCCGCTCCCCGACGATTTTCCGGTCACGGCCGAAGCGCTGAAGCGCCTCGCGCAAAACTTCCGGCTCGTCGTCGGGTCGCGGCTCGTGTTCCGCGACGGCGCGCCGGACGTCGTCGCCTACCCGGTCGACCGCGCCGGGTGGGGCCGGCTCTGCCGGCTGCTCACGCTCGGAAACCGTCGCGCGAAAAAGGGCGAGTGCCTGCTCGATCTCGACGACCTGCTCGCCGACCCAAAGGGCCTGCTGCTGATCGTCATGCCGGGACGCCGGCTCGACGCCCTCCCCGGTCCCCTCGCCCGCATCGCCGAGGCCGCGCCCGGCGCGGTCTGGCTCGCCGCAGCGATGCACCGACGCGGCGACGACGCGCGCCGGCTCGTCCGCCTCGAGGCGATCGCGGCGCCGCTCGCCGTCCCGCTCATTGCGACCAACGACGCGCTCTATGACGAGCCCGGCGCGCGCGACCTGCAGGATGTCGTGACCTGCATCCGCGAGGGCGTGACGGTCGAGACCGCCGGGCGCCGGCTGGAGGCCAACGCCGAGCGGCACCTGAAGTCGCCTTCCGAGATGGCGCGGCTGTTCCGCGAGGCGCCGGAGGCGATCGCCGAGACCCAGAACCTGCTGGCGCGGATCGATTTCACGCTTTCCGAGTTGACCTACGACTATCCGGACGAGCCCGTCCCGCCGGGCAAGACCGCGCAGGGTTGGCTGACGGAACTGACATGGCGGCGCGCCGCCATCCGCTATCCCGATGGCGTGCCGGACAAGGTCGAAAAGCTCCTGAACGACGAGCTCGCGCTGATCCAGAAGCTCGATTACGCGCGGTATTTCCTCACCATCCACGACATCGTCCGCGTGGCGGAGGACAAGGGCATCCTCTGCCAGGGGCGCGGCTCGGCCGCGAACTCCGCGGTCTGCTACGCGCTCGGCATCACGGCGGTCGACCCGGCCGAGCACGACCTGCTGTTCGCGCGCTTCATCTCGGAGGAGCGCCGCGAGCCGCCCGACATCGACGTCGATTTCGAGCACGAGCGGCGCGAGGAGATCATCCAGCACATCTACGAGCGCTACGGCCGCCACCGCGCCGGCATCGCCGGGACCGTGATCAGCTACCGGCCGCGCAGCGCCATGCGCGAGGTCGGCAAGGCGCTGGGGCTTTCCGAGGACGTCACCGCCCGCCTCGCCTCCACCCAGTGGGGCAGCTTTGGGTCGTCGATCTCCGACGAGCACATAAGGCAGACCGGGCTCGACCCGAAGAACCCCGCGATCCGCCGCGCGATCGGGCTCGCGCGCCGCCTGCTCGGTTTTCCGCGGCACCTGTCGCAGCATGTCGGCGGCTTCGTGCTGACGCGCGGCCGGCTCGACGAACTCGCGCCGATCGGCAACGCCGCCATGGCGGACCGCACCTTCATCGAATGGGACAAGGACGACATCGACGAACTTGGCTTGATGAAGATCGACGTGCTCGCGCTCGGCATGCTGACCTGCATCCGCAAGGCGTTCGACCTCATCCGCGAGACCGGCGGGCCGGATCTCGACCTCGCCAGCGTGCCGAAGGAAGATCCCGAGACCTACGCCATGCTGCAGCGCGCGGATTCGCTCGGCGTGTTCCAGGTCGAGAGCCGGGCGCAGATGAACATGCTGCCGCGGCTGAAGCCGAAGGCGTTTTACGACCTCGTCATCCAGGTCGCGATCGTGCGGCCCGGCCCGATCCAGGGCGAAATGGTCCACCCCTATCTGCGCCGCCGGGCCGGGCTCGAAAAGGTCGAGTATCCCTCCCCCTCGCCCGAGCACGGACCGCCGGACGAGCTGCGCCAGGTGCTGAGCCGGACCATGGGCGTGCCGCTGTTCCAGGAACAGGCGATGCGGCTCGCCATGGTGGCGGCGAAGTTCACCGACATCGAGGCGAACCAGCTCCGCCGCGCCATGGCGACGTTCCGCCATGTCGGCACGATCGGCTCGTTCGAGACCCTGATGGTCGAGCGCATGACGGCGCGCGGCTACGAGCGTGATTTCGCCGAGCGCTGCTTCGAGCAGATCAAGGGGTTTGGATCGTACGGCTTTCCCGAGAGCCACGCGGCGTCGTTCGCAAAGCTCGTCTACGTGTCGTCCTGGATCAAACGCCACCACCCGGCGGCGTTCGCCTGCGCGCTGCTGAATTCGCAGCCCATGGGGTTCTATGCTCCCGCGCAGATCGTGCGGGACGCGGTCGAGCACGGCGTCGAGACGCGGGCGATCGACGTCAATCACAGTTTTTACGACAACGTGCTGGAGCGGGGGAAAGACGACGCGCTTGGTTCCTCCTCCGCGAAGCGGGGGAGGGGGACCATGGCGCGAGCCATGGTGGAGGGGGCGACGGACCCGGAACAGGCACAGACTGAAACGCAGCGCTCTACGCCCTGCCCCCTCCACCGCTTCGCGGTCCCCCTCCCCCGTGCTTCGCACGGAGGAGGATCAAAAAGCGCCCCGCTCGCGCTCAGGCTCGGCTTTCGCCAGATCAGCGGGTTTTCCGAGGCGGACGCCGAAAGGCTTGTCGCGGCGCGCGGCGCAGGGTTTCCCGATATCGAGACGCTGAAGACGCGCGCCCGGCTTCCCGGCCGCGCGCTCCGCCTGCTCGCCGAGGCCGACGCGTTCCGCTCGATCGGGCTCGACCGCAGGCAGGCGCTCTGGGCGGTGCGGCGGCTGCCCGACGACGACCCGCTGCCGCTGTTCGCCGCGGCGGACGCGCGGGAGCTCGGCGAGGAGCCCGCCGTGTATCTGCCCGAGATGCCGCTCGGCGCCCATGTCGCGGCGGATTACCAGTCCGCCCGGCTGTCGCTGAAGGCGCATCCGATGGCGATCCTGAGGCCGGTCTTCGCGCGCGAAAAAATCTCGAGCTGCGCCGAGACCTCCGAAAAGCGCGACGCCTCCTGGTGCAAAACCGCGGGCGTCGTGCTGGTGCGGCAGCGGCCGGGGAACGGCAAGGCGATCTTCATCACGCTGGAGGACGAGACCGGCGTCACCAATATCGTCCTGTGGGCCCGCACCTTCGAGCGCTTCCGCCGCGAGGTGATGGCGGCGCGGCTGCTGCTGGTCGAGGGCCGCGTGCAGAAGAGCCCGGAGGGCGTGATCCACCTGATGGCGGAGCGCGTTTTCGACCGCACCGCGGAGCTGAAGCGCCTGTCGGAGGACCACGATCCCAGGATCGAGATCAGCCGCGCCGACGAGTTCCTGCATCCGCAGCATCCGCGCGGCAGCCAGAGCCACCCGCGAAGCGTCCGCATCCTGCCGAAGTCACGCGATTTTCATTGA
- a CDS encoding DNA polymerase Y family protein, whose amino-acid sequence MTDLSSPRRYLALWFPFLPTDRLERLASRSCGARAEAALVLASSVKGAARIVAANRQAHALGLKPGLALADARARVPDIAAADHDAEADAALLKRLAEASDRWTPLVALDPPHGLILDVTGCAHLLGGEQALRADVLKRLRLSGFSVRGVIAGTPDAARALALYGGVEIVMSGFEEEAIRPLPVAALDLSEADRAALSLAGLRRIGDLATMPRGPLAARFGHELCAKLWRTLGRDDIRITPLRAPPAVRAERLFAEPIAHQETIEQALKGLIAEAAEMLMAIGHGGRAIEASFFRTDGAVRRLTVETGRPTRDSGAIFRLLREKLDALADPLDPGFGFDLMRLSVPVSEPLGQAQPGLDGKAIEDDEIADLVDRLTARFGAERVLRFAAADTHAPSRASRLMPAAAVALKREAWTEAEPGEPPLRPLKLFEPPQPIETLAEAPDGPPLRFRWRRALHRVVRAEGPERIAAEWWRTHGQPTRDYYRVEDEEGRRFWLFRAGLYERETTEPRWYLHGLFA is encoded by the coding sequence GTGACCGACTTGTCTTCGCCGCGCCGCTACCTCGCGCTGTGGTTCCCGTTCCTGCCGACCGACCGGCTCGAGCGGCTCGCGAGCCGCTCATGCGGCGCGCGGGCTGAGGCGGCGCTGGTGCTCGCCTCGTCCGTCAAGGGCGCAGCCAGGATCGTCGCCGCGAACCGGCAGGCGCATGCGCTTGGGCTGAAGCCGGGACTTGCGCTCGCGGACGCCCGCGCCCGCGTTCCGGACATCGCCGCCGCCGACCACGACGCGGAAGCCGACGCCGCGCTTCTGAAGCGCCTCGCCGAAGCCTCCGACCGCTGGACACCGCTGGTCGCGCTCGATCCGCCGCACGGGCTTATCCTCGACGTCACAGGCTGCGCGCATCTCCTCGGCGGCGAGCAGGCGTTGCGCGCCGACGTGCTGAAACGCCTGCGCCTCAGCGGTTTTTCCGTGCGCGGCGTGATCGCCGGAACGCCGGACGCGGCGCGCGCGCTGGCGCTTTATGGCGGCGTCGAGATCGTCATGTCCGGCTTCGAGGAGGAGGCGATCCGGCCGCTGCCGGTCGCCGCGCTCGACCTGTCGGAGGCCGACCGGGCGGCGCTCTCGCTCGCGGGGCTAAGGCGCATCGGCGATCTCGCCACGATGCCCCGTGGCCCGCTGGCCGCACGCTTCGGCCATGAGCTCTGCGCGAAACTGTGGCGCACGCTCGGGCGCGACGACATCCGCATCACCCCGCTGCGCGCGCCGCCGGCGGTCCGGGCCGAGAGGCTCTTCGCCGAACCGATCGCGCATCAGGAAACGATCGAGCAGGCGCTCAAAGGATTGATCGCAGAGGCGGCCGAAATGCTTATGGCCATTGGCCATGGCGGCCGGGCCATCGAGGCCAGCTTCTTCCGCACCGACGGCGCCGTGCGGCGGCTTACCGTCGAGACCGGCCGCCCCACGCGCGACTCCGGCGCGATCTTCCGCCTGCTGCGCGAAAAGCTCGACGCCCTCGCCGACCCGCTCGATCCCGGTTTCGGCTTCGACCTGATGCGCCTTTCGGTCCCCGTCTCCGAGCCGCTCGGGCAGGCGCAGCCGGGGCTCGACGGCAAGGCGATCGAGGATGACGAGATCGCCGACCTCGTCGACCGGCTCACCGCGCGCTTCGGGGCGGAGCGGGTGCTGCGCTTCGCGGCCGCCGACACGCATGCGCCCTCGCGCGCGTCGCGGCTCATGCCGGCGGCGGCGGTCGCCCTGAAGCGGGAAGCGTGGACCGAGGCCGAGCCCGGCGAGCCGCCGCTCCGGCCGCTAAAACTGTTCGAGCCGCCGCAGCCGATCGAGACGCTCGCCGAGGCGCCCGACGGGCCGCCCTTGCGCTTCCGCTGGCGGCGCGCGCTTCATCGCGTCGTCCGCGCCGAGGGTCCGGAGCGGATCGCCGCCGAGTGGTGGCGGACGCATGGGCAGCCCACGCGCGATTATTACCGGGTCGAGGACGAGGAGGGCCGCCGCTTCTGGCTGTTCCGCGCCGGGCTCTACGAGCGCGAGACGACCGAGCCGCGCTGGTATCTGCACGGACTGTTCGCGTGA
- a CDS encoding siderophore ABC transporter substrate-binding protein, producing the protein MKRRGRPVVYAFVCWLACVGPAPAFEVETAQGRVSIASAPQRVAAFDIAAIDTLQRLGVTLAGVPKKLFIAELETATAGVEKVGTLFEPDLEALNALSPDLIIVGGRSSPRAASTARVARTIDMTMTGDDLIADARARLAAYGALFEKSAEAQAVAAEFDAAIAAARAAIAGKGNGLILMTNGPKISAYGPGSRFGWLHTALGLPPAVDVAAAVHGEAVSFEFVAKANPDWLIVVDRAAAIGSGEQNARATLDNELVAGVTAWRKGQVVYLPAADFYLAAGGVQATTRVLAALTDAFSQAR; encoded by the coding sequence GTGAAGCGACGCGGCCGACCCGTGGTCTACGCTTTCGTCTGCTGGCTGGCTTGCGTCGGCCCCGCGCCGGCGTTCGAGGTTGAAACCGCGCAGGGGCGGGTCTCCATCGCGTCCGCGCCGCAGCGCGTCGCGGCGTTCGACATCGCCGCCATCGACACTCTGCAACGACTTGGCGTCACGTTGGCCGGCGTCCCCAAAAAGCTGTTCATAGCCGAGCTCGAAACCGCGACGGCCGGCGTCGAAAAGGTCGGCACGCTGTTCGAGCCCGACCTCGAGGCGCTGAACGCGCTGTCGCCCGACCTCATCATCGTCGGCGGGCGGTCGTCGCCGCGCGCCGCCTCCACGGCCCGCGTCGCGCGCACGATCGACATGACGATGACGGGCGACGACCTGATCGCCGACGCCCGCGCGCGGCTCGCCGCCTACGGCGCGCTGTTCGAAAAGTCGGCGGAGGCGCAGGCCGTCGCGGCCGAGTTCGACGCGGCGATCGCGGCCGCCAGGGCCGCCATCGCGGGCAAGGGCAACGGCCTCATCCTGATGACCAACGGCCCGAAGATCTCGGCCTATGGCCCCGGCTCGCGCTTCGGCTGGCTGCATACGGCGCTCGGGCTTCCGCCCGCGGTCGACGTCGCGGCCGCCGTCCATGGCGAGGCGGTGTCGTTCGAGTTCGTCGCCAAGGCCAATCCCGACTGGCTGATCGTGGTCGATCGGGCGGCGGCGATCGGGTCGGGCGAGCAGAACGCCAGGGCGACGCTCGACAACGAACTCGTGGCCGGCGTGACCGCGTGGCGCAAGGGGCAGGTGGTCTATCTCCCGGCCGCCGATTTCTATCTCGCGGCCGGCGGCGTGCAGGCGACGACGCGCGTGCTGGCGGCCCTGACCGACGCCTTCTCGCAAGCCAGATGA
- a CDS encoding iron chelate uptake ABC transporter family permease subunit, with product MTAARAARNTCGAALVVAGFFALVAVSLLVGVGDLSAGRGAGEPAPWSLIFASRLPRTLAAVLSGAGLAIAGLVMQTLARNRFVEPTTAGSAQSAGLGVLAVTLLWPSASLPMKTLAASAAALAGTSLFVAVAHRLPPEQPYLVPLFGLVYGGVLGSALTFAAWQADLLQYLEVWTVGEFSGVLRGRYELLWAAALMVALAWWAADRLTVLSLGRDVSVGLGLDYAAMMRLGLVIVSAIAALTVVVVGMIPFVGLVAPNIVTRLKGDDVRAALPYVALTGAALTLACDVIGRLVRYPYEIPVGVVLGVAGSGLFLWLLFGRLSRG from the coding sequence ATGACCGCCGCCCGCGCGGCCCGGAACACCTGCGGCGCGGCGCTCGTCGTCGCGGGCTTTTTCGCGCTCGTCGCCGTGAGCCTTCTGGTCGGCGTGGGCGATCTGTCGGCCGGCCGGGGGGCGGGCGAGCCGGCGCCCTGGAGCCTGATCTTCGCGAGCCGCCTGCCGCGGACGCTCGCCGCTGTCCTCAGCGGCGCGGGGCTCGCGATCGCGGGGCTCGTGATGCAGACGCTCGCCCGCAACCGCTTCGTCGAGCCGACGACCGCGGGCAGCGCCCAGAGCGCCGGGCTCGGCGTTCTCGCCGTCACGCTGCTGTGGCCTTCCGCCTCGCTGCCGATGAAGACGCTCGCGGCGAGCGCGGCGGCGCTTGCGGGAACCTCGCTGTTCGTCGCGGTCGCCCACCGGCTGCCGCCGGAACAGCCCTATCTCGTGCCGCTGTTCGGGCTGGTCTACGGCGGGGTGCTCGGCTCCGCGCTCACCTTCGCGGCCTGGCAGGCCGACCTGCTGCAATATCTCGAGGTCTGGACGGTCGGCGAGTTCTCCGGCGTGCTGCGCGGGCGCTACGAGCTGCTCTGGGCCGCCGCTCTCATGGTCGCGCTCGCATGGTGGGCGGCCGACAGGCTGACAGTGCTGTCGCTCGGGCGGGACGTCAGCGTCGGGCTCGGGCTCGACTACGCCGCCATGATGCGGCTCGGCCTCGTCATCGTCTCCGCCATCGCGGCGCTCACCGTGGTGGTCGTCGGGATGATCCCCTTCGTCGGGCTCGTGGCGCCGAACATCGTGACGCGGCTGAAGGGCGACGACGTCCGCGCCGCGCTGCCATACGTCGCGCTCACGGGCGCGGCGCTGACGCTCGCCTGCGACGTGATCGGGCGGCTGGTCCGCTACCCGTACGAGATACCGGTCGGCGTCGTGCTCGGCGTCGCAGGCTCGGGGCTCTTCCTCTGGCTGCTGTTCGGGCGCCTGTCGCGTGGCTGA
- a CDS encoding iron chelate uptake ABC transporter family permease subunit, translating to MAERPVLALAALGLVAVLAAVAYLALNLRGDIAFALELRGMRLAALVTVAVAIAVSTVLFQTVTANRILTPSIMGVDALYVFGQTGLVFALGGLGFATLDARAKFLGDLALLMALSLALFLPLLKARLDMTLLLLTGVVVGVLFRSLSALIARLIDPNDFSVAQVSSFASFSQVRPDLLGLAAAMTAAALVLAWRARHVLDVLALGRDAAIGLGIEWRRTVVGLMLLTSALVAVSTALVGPVVFLGLVVVALAERLTDTRRHAVLLPAAALVAIATLVGGQALLQHVFGGAGTLGIVVEFVGGLVFLALLIAEIRR from the coding sequence GTGGCTGAGCGTCCGGTGCTCGCGCTCGCGGCGCTCGGGCTCGTGGCGGTCCTCGCGGCCGTCGCTTATCTCGCGCTGAACCTGCGCGGCGACATCGCCTTCGCGCTCGAGCTGCGCGGCATGAGGCTTGCGGCGCTCGTGACCGTCGCGGTGGCGATCGCGGTGTCCACCGTCCTGTTCCAGACCGTCACGGCGAACCGCATCCTCACCCCCTCCATCATGGGCGTCGACGCGCTCTATGTGTTCGGCCAGACCGGGCTGGTCTTTGCGCTCGGCGGCCTCGGCTTCGCGACGCTCGACGCGCGGGCGAAGTTCCTCGGCGATCTCGCGCTCCTGATGGCTCTGTCGCTCGCGCTGTTCCTGCCGCTGCTCAAGGCGCGGCTCGACATGACGCTGCTGCTGCTGACCGGCGTCGTGGTCGGCGTGCTGTTCCGCAGCCTCTCGGCGCTGATCGCGCGGCTGATCGATCCGAACGATTTTTCGGTCGCGCAGGTGTCGAGCTTCGCGAGCTTCTCGCAGGTCCGTCCGGACCTGCTCGGCCTCGCCGCGGCCATGACGGCCGCGGCCCTCGTGCTGGCCTGGCGGGCGCGCCATGTGCTCGACGTGCTGGCGCTCGGACGCGACGCCGCGATCGGGCTCGGGATCGAATGGCGCAGGACCGTGGTCGGGCTGATGCTGCTGACCTCGGCGCTGGTCGCGGTCTCGACCGCGCTGGTCGGGCCGGTGGTGTTTCTCGGCCTCGTGGTCGTGGCGCTCGCCGAGCGGCTGACGGACACGCGCCGCCACGCGGTCCTGCTGCCGGCCGCCGCTCTGGTCGCGATCGCGACCCTCGTCGGCGGGCAGGCGCTGCTGCAGCATGTCTTTGGCGGGGCGGGGACGCTTGGAATCGTCGTCGAATTCGTCGGCGGCCTCGTCTTCCTCGCTTTGCTCATCGCGGAGATCAGGCGATGA
- a CDS encoding ATP-binding cassette domain-containing protein → MIRIENVSLALQGRAVLSDVSLDIPKGGVVALIGPNGAGKSTLLSLVARLRPLQAGRVSIDGRPVGSTPGREIAKLLAILRQEPGVASRLRVRELVGFGRFPHNRARPSDGDRAMVEAALADFDLTELSERFVETLSGGQRQRALVAMAYVQGADYLLLDEPLNNLDMYYARELMRRLRNMADQNRRTVVVVLHDVNVAAAYADRIVAMRDGRIVADGAPAEILNTGTLRAVFGYEMRVATLDGSPVALYHL, encoded by the coding sequence ATGATCCGGATCGAAAACGTTTCGCTCGCGCTGCAGGGCAGGGCGGTCCTGTCGGACGTCTCGCTCGACATCCCGAAGGGCGGCGTCGTCGCGCTGATCGGACCGAACGGCGCCGGCAAGTCGACGCTGCTGTCGCTGGTCGCGCGGCTGAGGCCGCTGCAGGCGGGCCGCGTCTCGATCGACGGCAGGCCGGTCGGCTCCACGCCGGGCCGCGAGATCGCCAAGCTGCTTGCGATCCTGCGGCAGGAGCCAGGCGTCGCGAGCCGGCTGCGCGTGCGCGAACTCGTCGGCTTCGGACGATTCCCGCACAATCGCGCCCGCCCGTCCGACGGCGACCGGGCGATGGTCGAGGCGGCGCTCGCGGATTTCGATCTCACGGAGCTTTCGGAGCGCTTCGTCGAGACCCTGTCGGGCGGGCAGAGGCAGCGCGCGCTCGTCGCCATGGCCTATGTCCAGGGTGCGGACTACCTGCTGCTCGACGAGCCGCTCAACAATCTCGACATGTATTACGCGCGCGAGCTTATGCGGCGCCTGCGCAACATGGCGGACCAAAACCGCCGCACGGTCGTCGTCGTGCTGCATGACGTCAACGTGGCCGCCGCCTACGCCGACCGCATCGTCGCCATGCGGGACGGGCGCATCGTCGCGGACGGCGCTCCGGCCGAGATTCTCAACACCGGGACGCTTCGCGCGGTCTTCGGCTACGAGATGCGCGTCGCCACGCTCGACGGCAGCCCGGTAGCGCTCTATCACCTGTGA
- a CDS encoding sigma-70 family RNA polymerase sigma factor: MTTTSALTDLYALEFGRLRRLARRITGCRETAEDVVQDAFFKLSGRSIEERDIGLVVRTAQNLARDAMRAERVRALYASRTTPEQMTAGPVPPDEAAAGRQELGALLEALHTLPERTRRVFLLNKVDGRTYPEIAELLGVSVSTIEKEMISALQFCRDWRGRRENL, encoded by the coding sequence GTGACGACGACTTCCGCCCTGACCGACCTCTACGCGTTGGAGTTCGGGCGTCTCAGACGGCTGGCGCGCCGGATCACCGGGTGCCGGGAAACCGCCGAGGACGTCGTGCAGGACGCGTTCTTCAAGCTGAGCGGCCGCAGCATCGAGGAGCGGGACATCGGCCTCGTCGTCCGGACCGCGCAGAACCTTGCGCGCGACGCGATGCGGGCGGAGCGGGTCCGTGCGCTCTACGCCTCCAGAACGACCCCCGAGCAGATGACGGCCGGGCCGGTTCCGCCCGACGAGGCGGCGGCGGGCCGGCAGGAGCTCGGCGCTCTGCTCGAGGCGCTGCACACGCTGCCGGAGCGCACGCGGCGGGTTTTCCTGCTCAACAAGGTGGACGGCAGGACCTATCCCGAGATCGCGGAACTGCTCGGCGTCTCGGTCTCGACGATCGAGAAGGAAATGATCTCCGCGCTGCAGTTCTGCCGGGACTGGCGCGGCCGGCGGGAAAACCTCTGA